One part of the Astatotilapia calliptera chromosome 9, fAstCal1.2, whole genome shotgun sequence genome encodes these proteins:
- the ncapg2 gene encoding condensin-2 complex subunit G2 isoform X2: MSKREAFLEAVCKENVEDFLRFIQLHKDKAEPFDVEEVLQEMPREQREALWRRLASLLQDVLLEFPTERWEGRREEEGMQEEPTADSKHAVAVVDGVTLVSTVSLQVLQDDPYSPLLEVTRRLHDVLVSLPVSEAPLQNHIHALCEAWWKKGLQEKERFGRTAFFVSLQKSFILKKPGAEIQRVWRLHDVLLSLDYTSEENKQIIDLLLQCFHRPAHIRNDDGKRFLVFLFSWNVNFIWVIHGTIKNQLEFYSKPITAHIAEIYFRAWKKASGEFLEKIESLCIQDFMQNAIFLHRASPVHSKVRQIVSYFHMRKDCRNVDKMLYNLYRPILWKALSAPNFEVRANSTLLFTEAFPFYDPSESNEKIDENIQKQLDTAMNLLDDPHPTVRSNATLGVCKILAKCWELLPPTIITDFVKKLVAELAADSSSPDVRCSVFKCLTIVLDNALSHPLLEKLLPTLKYSLHDNSEKVRIAFLDMLMKVKAVRAAKFWDVCNMDHLLARLAIDSHSVSKRIVDLLFKSFFPVNESEKEWCNRCITLIQMNPMAARKFYQFAYRHTAPTNLIKLMLAIRRVLNSCIQVDCDMTDINDSNKENSAAAPALLGKDMTIVSSLLEVVVILWRSVSKALKQNEEAQKYTCAKFGSVMSKYFQAFEDERATVPLIQLASFMPPTAVPMFSCGVMSRLRRMDSGAAPAQYSQLLDCLCSWGQAADILELITDWLTESLPKKDKATSGRKVCIMETVETKPDLALAYLEHIFSHTSTREKVLALGAKPLKQLHTVLGNWKLVLYSHLSSTTEDPKHASVETALNAFKHHGRLGAHLQHNLSDGRDYLLSLEHVAAWVADRVLPFLAKRSDDDSEDSEKSQPQPLAAEITESFLTVCRDVLLVGLGDETFKGQILHLCSLILLSEAGYLCIPAVLPILKEVANSYAPEDSKEPEENQEDPTTVILGVVSNIFQKIIELLARRLRKDPEEGKQLCQSAVPGLSDFLQVAQLWDRAPLSGVFSTLFAVIVVEKRHLLQKIEHPEAVIIPESVDDMPPLSRILLSVLLKSQPVTRAFLAEVCTSVDSEAIGNLVELAAVLHVLAVIKHAGQSKAGLKSAAVSVQQQLYKHAVTFADSTDVQRVIYESSVTTLNEILHL; the protein is encoded by the exons ATGTCCAAGCGAGAGGCATTTTTAGAAGCAGTCTGTAAAGAAAATGTGGAGGACTTTCTTCGCTTTATTCAGCTTCAC AAGGACAAAGCCGAGCCCTTCGATGTGGAGGAGGTGTTGCAGGAGATGCCCAGAGAGCAGAGGGAGGCCCTGTGGAGAAGACTGGCATCTCTGCTTCAGGACGTCCTGCTGGAGTTTCCCACAGAGCGCTGGGAGggcaggagggaggaggagggcaTGCAGGAGGAGCCCACTGCAGACTCT AAACACGCTGTGGCTGTTGTGGACGGCGTGACGCTCGTCTCTACAGTgtctctgcaggttttacaagACGACCCCTATAGCCCCCTTCTGGAAGTTACCCGACGTCTTCAcg ATGTACTGGTGTCGCTTCCTGTCTCAGAGGCACCTCTGCAGAACCACATCCACGCGCTGTGTGAGGCCTGGTGGAAGAAAGGGCTGCAGGAGAAAGAACGGTTTGGGCGCACTGCTTTCTTTGTGTCTCTTCAGAAGAGCTTCATTCTCAAGAAACCA GGAGCTGAGATCCAGAGAGTGTGGAGGCTCCATGACGTGCTTTTGAGTCTTGACTACACAtcagaagaaaacaagcagataaTCGACTTGTTGCTTCAGTGCTTTCACCGCCCTGCTCACATTAGAAACGATGAT GGAAAGCGATTCCTGGTGTTTCTTTTCAGCTGGAACGTCAACTTCATCTGGGTTATTCACGGCACAATCAAAAACCAGCTGGAGTTTTACAGCAA GCCCATCACTGCTCATATTGCAGAGATCTACTTCAGAGCATGGAAGAAGGCTAGTGGGGAGTTCTTGGAGAAGATCGAGAGCTTATGCATTCAGGATTTCATGCAGAATGCGATCTTCCTTCATAGAGCTTCTCCTGTGCATTCCAAAGTCCGACAG ATTGTGAGCTATTTCCACATGAGGAAGGACTGCCGCAACGTGGACAAGATGCTCTATAATCTCTACAGGCCCATACTTTGGAAAGCTCTCAGT GCTCCTAACTTTGAGGTGCGTGCAAATTCCACTTTGCTTTTCACCGAGGCTTTCCCATTTTACGACCCGAGTGAAAGCAACGAGAAGATAGACGAAAACATTCAAAAGCAACTGGACACAGCAATG AACCTCCTTGATGATCCTCACCCGACAGTGCGCTCCAACGCCACCCTGGGTGTCTGCAAGATCCTGGCTAAATGCTGGGAGCTCCTCCCACCTACAATCATCACAGACTTCGTGAAGAAGCTGGTGGCGGAGCTGGCGGCTGACAGTAGCTCCCCTGATGTCCGCTGCTCAGTGTTCAAG TGTCTGACTATTGTCCTGGACAACGCTCTCAGCCATCCACTTCTGGAGAAACTCTTACCTACCCTCAAATACAGCCTTCATGATAACTCAGAGAAAGTCCGGATAGCTTTCCTCGACATGCTTATGAAGGTCAAAGCAGTGCGTGCTGCAAAG TTCTGGGACGTGTGCAACATGGACCACCTGCTGGCCCGCCTTGCCATTGACTCACACTCAGTTTCCAAGCGTATCGTCGACTTGCTGTTCAAGTCGTTCTTCCCGGTCAACGAGTCGGAGAAGGAGTGGTGTAACCGCTGCATCACCCTCATCCAGATGAACCCCATGGCTGCCAGGAAATTCTACCAGTTTGCTTATAGACACACAGCACCCACTAACTTAA TAAAGCTGATGTTGGCCATTCGTCGTGTCCTGAACAGCTGCATCCAGGTTGACTGTGACATGACTGACATCAATGACAGCAACAAAGAGAACAGCGCA GCGGCACCTGCCTTGTTGGGGAAAGACATGACCATCGTGTCCAGTTTGCTGGAGGTCGTGGTCATCCTGTGGAGAAGTGTCTCGAAAGCCCTGAAACAAAATGAAGAGGCCCAGAAGTATACGTGTGCCAAGTTTGGCTCTGTCATGTCCAAGTATTTCCAGGCCTTTGAG GATGAGCGAGCTACTGTTCCTCTCATACAGCTGGCCTCGTTTATGCCCCCGACTGCAGTGCCGATGTTCAG CTGTGGAGTCATGTCTAGACTAAGGAGGATGGACTCGGGAGCTGCTCCAGCACAGTACAGCCAGCTGCTCGACTGCCTCTGTAGCTGGGGCCAGGCTGCTGACATCCTGGAGCTCATCACTGACTGGCTCACAGAGTCCCTACCCAAAAAG GACAAGGCGACCAGTGGTCGAAAGGTATGCATCATGGAGACGGTGGAGACCAAACCCGACCTGGCGCTGGCTTACCTGGAGCACATTTTCAGCCACACTTCAACACGTGAGAAGGTCCTGGCTCTCGGTGCGAAACCACTGAAGCAGCTGCATACAGTTCTGGGGAACTGGAAG TTGGTGCTCTACAGTCATCTCAGCTCCACCACAGAAGACCCCAAACATGCCAGCGTGGAGACGGCACTGAACGCCTTCAAGCACCACGGCCGCCTCGGCGCACATCTGCAACATAAC ctgTCAGATGGCCGTGACTACCTGCTCTCTCTGGAGCATGTGGCTGCGTGGGTAGCCGACAGGGTGCTGCCCTTTCTAGCGAAACGTAGCGATGATGACAGCGAGGACTCTGAGAAATCTCAGCCACAGCCGCTGGCTGCAGAGATAACCGAG aGCTTCCTGACAGTATGCCGTGACGTTTTGCTCGTGGGTTTGGGCGATGAGACATTCAAGGGTCAAATCCTACACCTGTGCTCGCTCATCCTCCTCTCAG aaGCGGGCTACCTGTGCATCCCTGCAGTGTTGCCAATTTTGAAGGAGGTGGCAAACAGCTATGCACCTGAGGACAGCAAGGAGCCTGAAGAGAATCAGGAGGATCCAACCACTGTTATTTTAGGTGTGGTGTCTAACATTTTCCAGAAGATTATAGAGCTCTTGGCCCGTCGCCTTAGGAAGGATccagaggaaggaaagcag ctctgtcagtcagctgttcccgGTCTGTCGGACTTCCTTCAGGTGGCCCAACTCTGGGACCGAGCACCTCTCAGCGGGGTCTTCTCTACTTTATTTGCGGTTATCGTTGTGGAGAAGAGACATTTGCTTCAGAAG attgagCATCCTGAGGCGGTGATCATCCCAGAGTCAGTGGACGACATGCCTCCTTTGTCCAGGATCTTGCTGTCTGTCCTCCTCAAGTCACAGCCTGTTACCAG GGCATTTCTGGCAGAGGTCTGCACATCTGTGGATTCCGAGGCCATCGGCAATCTCGTTGAACTCGCAGCCGTCCTGCACGTCTTGGCGGTCATCAAACACG CCGGACAGTCTAAAGCGGGCTTGAAGAGCGCAGCTGTGTCCGTCCAGCAGCAGCTTTACAAACATGCAGTCACCTTTGCAGACAGCACAGACGTCCAGAG gGTTATTTATGAATCTTCTGTGACGACTTTGAATGAGATTCTGCATTTATGA
- the ncapg2 gene encoding condensin-2 complex subunit G2 isoform X1, protein MSKREAFLEAVCKENVEDFLRFIQLHKDKAEPFDVEEVLQEMPREQREALWRRLASLLQDVLLEFPTERWEGRREEEGMQEEPTADSKHAVAVVDGVTLVSTVSLQVLQDDPYSPLLEVTRRLHDVLVSLPVSEAPLQNHIHALCEAWWKKGLQEKERFGRTAFFVSLQKSFILKKPGAEIQRVWRLHDVLLSLDYTSEENKQIIDLLLQCFHRPAHIRNDDGKRFLVFLFSWNVNFIWVIHGTIKNQLEFYSKPITAHIAEIYFRAWKKASGEFLEKIESLCIQDFMQNAIFLHRASPVHSKVRQIVSYFHMRKDCRNVDKMLYNLYRPILWKALSAPNFEVRANSTLLFTEAFPFYDPSESNEKIDENIQKQLDTAMNLLDDPHPTVRSNATLGVCKILAKCWELLPPTIITDFVKKLVAELAADSSSPDVRCSVFKCLTIVLDNALSHPLLEKLLPTLKYSLHDNSEKVRIAFLDMLMKVKAVRAAKFWDVCNMDHLLARLAIDSHSVSKRIVDLLFKSFFPVNESEKEWCNRCITLIQMNPMAARKFYQFAYRHTAPTNLIKLMLAIRRVLNSCIQVDCDMTDINDSNKENSAQAAPALLGKDMTIVSSLLEVVVILWRSVSKALKQNEEAQKYTCAKFGSVMSKYFQAFEDERATVPLIQLASFMPPTAVPMFSCGVMSRLRRMDSGAAPAQYSQLLDCLCSWGQAADILELITDWLTESLPKKDKATSGRKVCIMETVETKPDLALAYLEHIFSHTSTREKVLALGAKPLKQLHTVLGNWKLVLYSHLSSTTEDPKHASVETALNAFKHHGRLGAHLQHNLSDGRDYLLSLEHVAAWVADRVLPFLAKRSDDDSEDSEKSQPQPLAAEITESFLTVCRDVLLVGLGDETFKGQILHLCSLILLSEAGYLCIPAVLPILKEVANSYAPEDSKEPEENQEDPTTVILGVVSNIFQKIIELLARRLRKDPEEGKQLCQSAVPGLSDFLQVAQLWDRAPLSGVFSTLFAVIVVEKRHLLQKIEHPEAVIIPESVDDMPPLSRILLSVLLKSQPVTRAFLAEVCTSVDSEAIGNLVELAAVLHVLAVIKHAGQSKAGLKSAAVSVQQQLYKHAVTFADSTDVQRVIYESSVTTLNEILHL, encoded by the exons ATGTCCAAGCGAGAGGCATTTTTAGAAGCAGTCTGTAAAGAAAATGTGGAGGACTTTCTTCGCTTTATTCAGCTTCAC AAGGACAAAGCCGAGCCCTTCGATGTGGAGGAGGTGTTGCAGGAGATGCCCAGAGAGCAGAGGGAGGCCCTGTGGAGAAGACTGGCATCTCTGCTTCAGGACGTCCTGCTGGAGTTTCCCACAGAGCGCTGGGAGggcaggagggaggaggagggcaTGCAGGAGGAGCCCACTGCAGACTCT AAACACGCTGTGGCTGTTGTGGACGGCGTGACGCTCGTCTCTACAGTgtctctgcaggttttacaagACGACCCCTATAGCCCCCTTCTGGAAGTTACCCGACGTCTTCAcg ATGTACTGGTGTCGCTTCCTGTCTCAGAGGCACCTCTGCAGAACCACATCCACGCGCTGTGTGAGGCCTGGTGGAAGAAAGGGCTGCAGGAGAAAGAACGGTTTGGGCGCACTGCTTTCTTTGTGTCTCTTCAGAAGAGCTTCATTCTCAAGAAACCA GGAGCTGAGATCCAGAGAGTGTGGAGGCTCCATGACGTGCTTTTGAGTCTTGACTACACAtcagaagaaaacaagcagataaTCGACTTGTTGCTTCAGTGCTTTCACCGCCCTGCTCACATTAGAAACGATGAT GGAAAGCGATTCCTGGTGTTTCTTTTCAGCTGGAACGTCAACTTCATCTGGGTTATTCACGGCACAATCAAAAACCAGCTGGAGTTTTACAGCAA GCCCATCACTGCTCATATTGCAGAGATCTACTTCAGAGCATGGAAGAAGGCTAGTGGGGAGTTCTTGGAGAAGATCGAGAGCTTATGCATTCAGGATTTCATGCAGAATGCGATCTTCCTTCATAGAGCTTCTCCTGTGCATTCCAAAGTCCGACAG ATTGTGAGCTATTTCCACATGAGGAAGGACTGCCGCAACGTGGACAAGATGCTCTATAATCTCTACAGGCCCATACTTTGGAAAGCTCTCAGT GCTCCTAACTTTGAGGTGCGTGCAAATTCCACTTTGCTTTTCACCGAGGCTTTCCCATTTTACGACCCGAGTGAAAGCAACGAGAAGATAGACGAAAACATTCAAAAGCAACTGGACACAGCAATG AACCTCCTTGATGATCCTCACCCGACAGTGCGCTCCAACGCCACCCTGGGTGTCTGCAAGATCCTGGCTAAATGCTGGGAGCTCCTCCCACCTACAATCATCACAGACTTCGTGAAGAAGCTGGTGGCGGAGCTGGCGGCTGACAGTAGCTCCCCTGATGTCCGCTGCTCAGTGTTCAAG TGTCTGACTATTGTCCTGGACAACGCTCTCAGCCATCCACTTCTGGAGAAACTCTTACCTACCCTCAAATACAGCCTTCATGATAACTCAGAGAAAGTCCGGATAGCTTTCCTCGACATGCTTATGAAGGTCAAAGCAGTGCGTGCTGCAAAG TTCTGGGACGTGTGCAACATGGACCACCTGCTGGCCCGCCTTGCCATTGACTCACACTCAGTTTCCAAGCGTATCGTCGACTTGCTGTTCAAGTCGTTCTTCCCGGTCAACGAGTCGGAGAAGGAGTGGTGTAACCGCTGCATCACCCTCATCCAGATGAACCCCATGGCTGCCAGGAAATTCTACCAGTTTGCTTATAGACACACAGCACCCACTAACTTAA TAAAGCTGATGTTGGCCATTCGTCGTGTCCTGAACAGCTGCATCCAGGTTGACTGTGACATGACTGACATCAATGACAGCAACAAAGAGAACAGCGCA CAGGCGGCACCTGCCTTGTTGGGGAAAGACATGACCATCGTGTCCAGTTTGCTGGAGGTCGTGGTCATCCTGTGGAGAAGTGTCTCGAAAGCCCTGAAACAAAATGAAGAGGCCCAGAAGTATACGTGTGCCAAGTTTGGCTCTGTCATGTCCAAGTATTTCCAGGCCTTTGAG GATGAGCGAGCTACTGTTCCTCTCATACAGCTGGCCTCGTTTATGCCCCCGACTGCAGTGCCGATGTTCAG CTGTGGAGTCATGTCTAGACTAAGGAGGATGGACTCGGGAGCTGCTCCAGCACAGTACAGCCAGCTGCTCGACTGCCTCTGTAGCTGGGGCCAGGCTGCTGACATCCTGGAGCTCATCACTGACTGGCTCACAGAGTCCCTACCCAAAAAG GACAAGGCGACCAGTGGTCGAAAGGTATGCATCATGGAGACGGTGGAGACCAAACCCGACCTGGCGCTGGCTTACCTGGAGCACATTTTCAGCCACACTTCAACACGTGAGAAGGTCCTGGCTCTCGGTGCGAAACCACTGAAGCAGCTGCATACAGTTCTGGGGAACTGGAAG TTGGTGCTCTACAGTCATCTCAGCTCCACCACAGAAGACCCCAAACATGCCAGCGTGGAGACGGCACTGAACGCCTTCAAGCACCACGGCCGCCTCGGCGCACATCTGCAACATAAC ctgTCAGATGGCCGTGACTACCTGCTCTCTCTGGAGCATGTGGCTGCGTGGGTAGCCGACAGGGTGCTGCCCTTTCTAGCGAAACGTAGCGATGATGACAGCGAGGACTCTGAGAAATCTCAGCCACAGCCGCTGGCTGCAGAGATAACCGAG aGCTTCCTGACAGTATGCCGTGACGTTTTGCTCGTGGGTTTGGGCGATGAGACATTCAAGGGTCAAATCCTACACCTGTGCTCGCTCATCCTCCTCTCAG aaGCGGGCTACCTGTGCATCCCTGCAGTGTTGCCAATTTTGAAGGAGGTGGCAAACAGCTATGCACCTGAGGACAGCAAGGAGCCTGAAGAGAATCAGGAGGATCCAACCACTGTTATTTTAGGTGTGGTGTCTAACATTTTCCAGAAGATTATAGAGCTCTTGGCCCGTCGCCTTAGGAAGGATccagaggaaggaaagcag ctctgtcagtcagctgttcccgGTCTGTCGGACTTCCTTCAGGTGGCCCAACTCTGGGACCGAGCACCTCTCAGCGGGGTCTTCTCTACTTTATTTGCGGTTATCGTTGTGGAGAAGAGACATTTGCTTCAGAAG attgagCATCCTGAGGCGGTGATCATCCCAGAGTCAGTGGACGACATGCCTCCTTTGTCCAGGATCTTGCTGTCTGTCCTCCTCAAGTCACAGCCTGTTACCAG GGCATTTCTGGCAGAGGTCTGCACATCTGTGGATTCCGAGGCCATCGGCAATCTCGTTGAACTCGCAGCCGTCCTGCACGTCTTGGCGGTCATCAAACACG CCGGACAGTCTAAAGCGGGCTTGAAGAGCGCAGCTGTGTCCGTCCAGCAGCAGCTTTACAAACATGCAGTCACCTTTGCAGACAGCACAGACGTCCAGAG gGTTATTTATGAATCTTCTGTGACGACTTTGAATGAGATTCTGCATTTATGA